A genomic stretch from Deinococcus cellulosilyticus NBRC 106333 = KACC 11606 includes:
- a CDS encoding phage portal protein family protein has translation MSKKPQIITFDEPSVRSFTEWTPPMVRQALAAMFMGNWSRAGLLIDALLGYGRIQSVLGVRSRALQALDVEFEGAGKTVLKHLEADLWGFFPEDTLQELQIYGWSAGAVLVEFEWTSKDGRWIPVIKTWHPSLQRFDPLLKQWYVRQQSGIEIPVQPGDGKWALFSPGGRRRPWTGALVRSLALPFLAAQFSVSDWSTFNEVHGNPMRVGIGASSAPERDSMADDLSALAGDTSIALPPGYDVKLLEATARSWSSFQDQISWANIEIAITVLGQNLTTEVTSGSFAAAQVHNLIRGDIVDADGEYMSTWLHQQVLPWWVMYNFGAGTPVPWARWDTTPPADEKTVAEAQKTKAEAMGALADAVGKLRAAGMNPDVDALLEQAGIPVTQPAVDPATPDPVTEPPAKGKATGRLMALMGTELSPVHRGQLYTDHLIGQALKAAGEDTVLAVLSALEDTSDFGDFQTRLGMIAAAARPGEHAEILEAAQLAAHLAGRLAVIEDA, from the coding sequence ATGAGCAAGAAACCCCAGATCATCACCTTTGACGAACCCAGCGTTCGCAGTTTCACCGAATGGACCCCTCCGATGGTCCGCCAGGCTCTGGCTGCCATGTTCATGGGCAATTGGTCCAGGGCAGGGCTCCTGATTGACGCCCTGCTGGGCTATGGCCGCATCCAATCGGTGCTGGGCGTCCGGTCCCGTGCCCTGCAAGCCCTTGATGTGGAGTTTGAAGGGGCAGGGAAAACGGTCCTCAAGCACCTGGAAGCGGACCTGTGGGGCTTCTTTCCAGAGGACACCCTGCAGGAGCTGCAGATCTACGGCTGGAGTGCTGGAGCCGTGCTGGTGGAATTCGAGTGGACCAGCAAGGATGGCCGCTGGATTCCAGTCATCAAGACCTGGCACCCATCCCTGCAGCGGTTCGATCCCCTGCTGAAACAGTGGTATGTCCGGCAACAGTCCGGAATTGAGATCCCAGTCCAGCCGGGTGATGGCAAGTGGGCACTCTTCAGTCCCGGTGGACGCCGGAGACCCTGGACCGGAGCCCTGGTGAGATCCCTGGCCCTTCCTTTCCTGGCAGCCCAGTTCAGCGTTTCAGACTGGAGCACCTTCAATGAGGTGCACGGGAACCCCATGCGGGTGGGCATCGGGGCCAGTTCCGCCCCTGAGCGGGACAGCATGGCCGATGACCTCTCTGCCCTGGCTGGGGACACCAGCATTGCCCTGCCCCCTGGGTATGACGTGAAACTTCTGGAGGCCACGGCCCGAAGTTGGAGCAGCTTCCAGGACCAGATCTCCTGGGCGAACATCGAGATTGCCATCACGGTGCTGGGCCAGAACCTCACCACAGAAGTCACCAGTGGGAGCTTTGCTGCTGCCCAGGTGCACAACCTGATCCGTGGGGACATCGTAGACGCGGACGGGGAGTACATGAGCACTTGGCTGCACCAGCAGGTCCTGCCCTGGTGGGTGATGTACAACTTTGGGGCAGGCACACCCGTGCCCTGGGCCAGATGGGACACCACCCCTCCAGCCGATGAAAAGACCGTGGCGGAAGCCCAGAAGACCAAGGCAGAGGCGATGGGAGCACTCGCAGATGCCGTAGGGAAACTCAGGGCTGCAGGGATGAACCCAGATGTGGATGCATTGCTGGAACAGGCAGGCATCCCTGTCACCCAGCCTGCTGTCGATCCGGCCACTCCAGATCCTGTCACAGAACCACCTGCCAAAGGGAAGGCCACGGGTCGTCTGATGGCCCTGATGGGCACAGAGCTGTCTCCAGTCCATCGAGGGCAACTCTACACGGATCACCTGATTGGACAGGCTTTAAAAGCCGCTGGAGAAGACACGGTGCTTGCCGTGCTCTCTGCCCTGGAGGACACCAGCGATTTTGGAGATTTCCAGACCCGATTAGGCATGATCGCAGCAGCCGCAAGACCGGGTGAGCACGCGGAGATTCTGGAAGCTGCACAACTGGCTGCCCATCTCGCCGGACGCCTGGCCGTGATCGAGGATGCCTGA
- a CDS encoding glycoside hydrolase family 73 protein produces the protein MSKSQAIGGGILATTALISGVFAIYGPKANFWFEGAKAYLGVSRVLECKAGQPCPSNMQRFRFILAAIPLAHEVSIKTGVPMSTMIAQAALETGYGSSYLAKQHHNYFGIKCNGTWAKCVSRFDTEYVNGQKTGWTSQFRSYPSAAGSFYDYATFLKVNPRYAAAFQHRKDGKRFASEVARAGYATDPGYAKKLHGIIDGLRLEALNVPPSEWKLDPLFCSSFDRKAKLCKEKN, from the coding sequence ATGAGCAAGTCTCAAGCCATTGGTGGTGGCATCCTTGCCACCACTGCCCTGATCTCCGGGGTGTTTGCCATTTACGGTCCCAAAGCCAACTTCTGGTTTGAGGGTGCAAAGGCTTACCTGGGCGTCAGCAGGGTGCTGGAGTGCAAGGCTGGACAGCCATGCCCCAGCAACATGCAACGCTTTCGGTTTATCCTGGCTGCCATTCCCCTGGCCCACGAAGTCAGCATCAAAACCGGGGTGCCCATGAGCACCATGATCGCCCAGGCTGCCCTGGAAACCGGGTATGGCAGCAGCTATCTGGCAAAGCAGCATCACAACTATTTCGGGATCAAGTGCAATGGCACCTGGGCGAAATGTGTATCAAGATTTGACACAGAGTACGTGAACGGCCAGAAGACAGGCTGGACCAGCCAGTTTCGTTCCTACCCCAGTGCTGCAGGATCGTTTTACGATTACGCCACGTTCCTGAAGGTGAACCCCCGATATGCTGCTGCTTTCCAGCACCGCAAGGATGGGAAACGCTTTGCCAGTGAGGTCGCACGGGCAGGGTACGCCACTGATCCAGGGTATGCCAAAAAGCTGCACGGCATCATTGACGGTTTGCGCCTGGAAGCCCTGAATGTGCCCCCCAGCGAATGGAAGCTGGACCCTCTTTTCTGCAGCTCTTTTGACCGTAAAGCCAAGCTCTGCAAGGAGAAAAACTGA
- a CDS encoding terminase large subunit domain-containing protein, with the protein MSRKPQKTSFFLPYQQDWLKDTSRLKIAEKSRRVGWTYVQAYEDVRDAAKDGGMDVYFSSADISAAREYIRYVEMWSRVLHIAAESLGEIVFDSEDDIKALCVEYSNGHRIYALSSNPKGFRSKGGKVVLDEFAFHEQPDEMWKAASPAILWGYPIRVFSSHNGKDSRFYRMVEEAREGKGGWSLHTCTIQRAIDDGLVEKVKKLDRPATEEEKAQFLQECQDIAGDPETFEQEFMCNPLDGKTSWITYSMIQLCEDKTLPLPIVIKGEDIHHIPLDEYTPYLNIPPGTYFLGQDVGRKKDLTVYWLFEKIGNTYFTRYIIELHTVKYRYQFKWLSFLLPHVFRACLDAGGIGSQLAEDAQEDFGTFKVEAVTFNNTIKEDMAITTLRSFQDLSIRLPSSEVVRRDITKIKKTTTTSGNARFEGERDKDGHADRFWAMALGLRAAKGSQIYYQSSRRKSSRR; encoded by the coding sequence ATGAGCAGGAAACCCCAGAAAACTTCCTTCTTTCTGCCTTACCAGCAAGACTGGCTGAAAGACACCAGCAGGCTCAAGATCGCAGAGAAGTCCCGGCGTGTTGGTTGGACTTACGTTCAGGCTTACGAGGACGTGCGGGACGCTGCCAAAGATGGTGGCATGGATGTCTATTTTTCCTCCGCTGACATCAGTGCAGCCAGAGAGTACATCCGGTATGTCGAGATGTGGTCCAGGGTCCTGCACATCGCAGCTGAAAGTCTGGGTGAGATCGTCTTTGACAGCGAAGATGACATCAAAGCCCTGTGCGTGGAATACTCCAACGGGCACCGCATTTATGCCCTCTCCAGCAACCCCAAAGGCTTCCGCTCCAAAGGTGGCAAGGTGGTGCTGGATGAGTTTGCTTTCCACGAGCAGCCAGACGAAATGTGGAAGGCCGCTTCTCCTGCCATCCTCTGGGGTTACCCCATCCGGGTTTTCTCTTCCCACAACGGCAAAGACAGCCGCTTCTACCGCATGGTGGAAGAAGCACGGGAAGGCAAAGGTGGCTGGTCCCTGCACACCTGCACCATCCAGAGGGCCATTGATGACGGCCTGGTCGAAAAGGTCAAGAAGCTGGACCGTCCGGCCACCGAAGAAGAGAAAGCCCAGTTCCTGCAGGAATGCCAGGACATTGCAGGAGACCCTGAAACCTTCGAGCAGGAGTTCATGTGTAACCCCCTGGACGGCAAAACCTCCTGGATCACCTACAGCATGATCCAGCTGTGTGAAGACAAAACCCTGCCCCTGCCCATCGTGATCAAAGGTGAAGACATCCACCACATTCCCCTGGACGAGTACACCCCTTACCTGAACATCCCACCCGGCACCTACTTCCTGGGCCAGGACGTGGGTCGCAAAAAAGACCTGACCGTCTACTGGCTGTTTGAGAAAATTGGCAACACCTACTTCACCCGGTACATCATTGAGCTGCACACCGTGAAGTACCGCTACCAGTTCAAGTGGCTGTCCTTCCTGCTGCCCCATGTGTTCCGTGCCTGCCTGGATGCAGGGGGAATCGGGTCTCAACTGGCAGAAGACGCCCAAGAGGACTTCGGGACCTTCAAGGTGGAAGCCGTCACCTTCAACAACACCATCAAAGAAGACATGGCAATCACCACCCTGAGGTCTTTTCAGGACCTGTCGATCCGGTTGCCTTCTTCTGAAGTGGTTCGCCGGGACATCACCAAAATCAAGAAAACCACCACCACAAGCGGCAATGCCCGTTTTGAGGGTGAACGAGACAAGGACGGACACGCGGACCGGTTCTGGGCCATGGCCCTGGGGCTCAGGGCAGCCAAGGGCTCCCAGATCTACTACCAGTCCAGCCGTCGCAAGAGCAGCCGGAGGTAA
- a CDS encoding phage protein Gp27 family protein, translating to MSPLQEDIDMMLIGETRHEDGNPWTYGEIVDWCLYRGLELSVASLSRHRSNHLMPSVQASIEVERQMEAISKATGKKLSIHSALMNSIVMKVLRLLDDTDLSRDDIALDKALRVAVQASRVAMNLQKTEHEFSKEAAQEVSKGLRSRGIPEDVINQIEEEVLGLRR from the coding sequence ATGTCCCCCCTTCAGGAAGACATCGACATGATGCTGATTGGAGAGACCCGACATGAAGATGGCAACCCCTGGACTTACGGTGAAATCGTGGACTGGTGTCTGTACCGGGGTCTGGAACTCAGTGTGGCTTCCCTTTCCAGGCACAGGTCCAATCACCTGATGCCCAGTGTCCAGGCAAGCATTGAAGTCGAGAGGCAAATGGAAGCCATCAGTAAGGCAACCGGGAAAAAACTAAGCATCCACTCTGCTTTGATGAACAGCATTGTGATGAAGGTCCTCCGGCTCCTGGATGACACCGACCTGTCCCGCGATGACATTGCCCTGGACAAAGCCCTGAGGGTGGCAGTTCAGGCCAGCCGGGTTGCCATGAACCTGCAGAAAACCGAACACGAATTCAGCAAGGAAGCAGCCCAGGAAGTCAGCAAAGGACTCCGCTCCAGGGGCATCCCTGAAGATGTCATCAATCAAATTGAAGAAGAAGTGCTGGGGCTCAGGCGATGA
- a CDS encoding phage minor head protein, with the protein MTWDPFEQAPHDAINWFRDRVPVTVSEWSTLSQDARRKAFFISGTSQLDLIGDVHKSLLKALEEGKSFAEWKKEMKPRLEAAWKASGQGPTTTAQINNRMGTIFQNNIQSAYQAGRFRQMTDPDVLKERPIWVFVAIRDDRTSDICRRLNGTTLPHDDPFWIKNHPPRHPRCRSSIRAIPAGDAQLKAAPAGVEASPGWGTMPKAGEWANEIGKGVAQGAAASTWTPAWNGNAPTAVKGYGLPAQLPARPLPRNPQATPATRQIVSDPLDTVLIYNPEIAPLPAGVTGEVLQETLENPAEIWLMPMQSSKGTLVYRQRHISSYQDGDETLLVVVESHRGVVISIHVLPEEKAGEVRQGFLRFSNISA; encoded by the coding sequence ATGACCTGGGACCCTTTTGAGCAGGCACCCCATGACGCCATCAATTGGTTCAGGGACAGGGTTCCGGTCACCGTTTCGGAGTGGAGCACCCTGTCCCAGGATGCCAGACGCAAGGCTTTTTTCATCTCCGGGACCAGTCAGCTGGACCTGATCGGGGACGTGCACAAGAGCCTGCTGAAGGCACTTGAAGAAGGGAAGTCCTTTGCTGAGTGGAAAAAGGAAATGAAACCCAGGCTGGAAGCGGCCTGGAAAGCTTCTGGTCAGGGTCCCACCACCACGGCCCAGATCAACAATCGCATGGGGACCATCTTTCAAAACAACATTCAGTCTGCATATCAGGCCGGACGTTTCAGGCAGATGACCGACCCGGATGTCCTGAAAGAGCGTCCCATATGGGTGTTCGTTGCGATCAGGGATGACCGGACTTCAGACATCTGCAGGAGACTGAACGGCACGACCCTGCCCCATGATGATCCGTTCTGGATCAAAAATCATCCTCCGAGGCACCCCAGGTGCAGGTCCAGCATTCGTGCCATCCCTGCAGGAGATGCCCAGTTGAAAGCCGCCCCTGCTGGAGTGGAGGCCAGCCCTGGGTGGGGCACCATGCCGAAAGCGGGAGAATGGGCCAATGAGATTGGAAAGGGTGTGGCCCAGGGTGCTGCAGCAAGCACCTGGACCCCAGCCTGGAACGGCAATGCCCCAACTGCAGTCAAAGGGTATGGGTTGCCTGCCCAGTTGCCTGCCCGTCCGCTGCCCAGAAACCCTCAGGCTACACCAGCAACACGTCAAATAGTGTCGGACCCACTGGACACTGTGCTGATCTACAATCCTGAGATTGCCCCACTTCCTGCAGGGGTGACGGGTGAGGTCCTGCAGGAGACCCTGGAGAACCCAGCAGAGATCTGGCTGATGCCCATGCAGAGCAGCAAAGGGACGCTAGTCTACAGACAGCGGCACATCTCCAGCTACCAGGATGGGGACGAAACCCTGCTGGTGGTCGTGGAGAGCCATCGGGGAGTGGTGATCAGCATCCACGTCCTGCCAGAAGAAAAGGCTGGAGAAGTCAGGCAGGGCTTTTTGAGATTCTCCAATATTTCAGCTTAG
- a CDS encoding AAA family ATPase, with translation MMKMSLETLDNVHEFLKTRAVATSLPAGFKQTSNFVAIARAIAKAEKMQAPLALISGSHGVGKTTTLRWYSENWSALMFELEPKTQPKDILRRISSLLSINAGQGYRMQTSVLIDQLKDNPRIIILDEAQRADYDSLDLLKYLADSSGSTFILSASPSMGERIKKWPDIDSRVWIKKRVNPMDAQELVDLYLEDGWLKETLLEIHKCTGGVHREITALFRNCDQLLNGTDLTYSNLLPAHIRAIVNEEMS, from the coding sequence ATGATGAAAATGTCCCTGGAAACCCTCGACAACGTGCATGAGTTCCTGAAAACCCGTGCCGTTGCCACCAGTTTACCTGCTGGATTCAAACAAACCAGCAATTTCGTGGCAATCGCCCGTGCCATTGCCAAGGCAGAGAAGATGCAGGCACCCCTGGCCCTGATCAGTGGATCGCACGGGGTGGGGAAGACCACCACCCTCCGCTGGTACTCGGAAAACTGGTCTGCCCTGATGTTCGAACTGGAGCCCAAAACCCAGCCGAAAGACATCCTGAGACGCATTTCCAGCCTGCTGAGCATCAACGCAGGACAGGGCTACCGCATGCAGACCAGCGTGCTGATCGACCAGCTGAAGGACAACCCCAGAATCATCATTCTGGACGAAGCCCAGCGTGCCGATTATGACAGCCTGGACCTGCTGAAATACCTTGCAGACTCCTCAGGCAGCACCTTTATATTGTCTGCTTCTCCCAGCATGGGCGAACGCATCAAGAAATGGCCGGACATCGACAGCCGTGTCTGGATCAAAAAGCGGGTGAACCCCATGGATGCCCAGGAACTGGTGGACCTGTACCTGGAAGACGGATGGCTGAAGGAAACCCTGCTGGAAATCCACAAGTGCACTGGAGGGGTGCACCGTGAAATCACTGCCCTGTTCCGCAACTGCGACCAGCTGCTGAACGGCACAGACCTCACCTACTCCAACCTGCTTCCAGCACACATTCGCGCCATCGTGAACGAGGAGATGTCATGA